In Zonotrichia leucophrys gambelii isolate GWCS_2022_RI chromosome 14, RI_Zleu_2.0, whole genome shotgun sequence, a single window of DNA contains:
- the NPW gene encoding neuropeptide W, giving the protein MARGQLSGGAWGALVLLGLMLPAAPAGAWYKHVASPRYHTVGRASGLLMGVRRSPYLWRRELPAEPPRHPGTPAGDSPPAAPGHPGGESPPGAAPAPPPPPGPGRLLQRLLRRGWGWGGPRPAPARPPPAPRQPQLFPLEDLALSR; this is encoded by the exons ATGGCCAGGGGACAGCTGTCGGGGGGCGCCTGGGgggccctggtgctgctggggctgatgcTGCCGGCCGCCCCGGCGGGCGCCTGGTACAAGCACGTCGCCAGCCCCCGGTACCACACGGTGGGTCGCGCCTCGGGGCTGCTGATGGGGGTCCGCCGCTCTCCCTACCTGTGGCGGCGGGAGCTGCCGGCCGAGCCCCCCCGGCACCCCGGCACCCCGGCCGGGGACAgccccccggcagccccgggccATCCCGGCGGGGAGAGCCCCCCGggcgccgccccggccccgccgccgccgcccggcccggggcgCCTCCTGCAGCGCCTGCTCCggcggggatggggatggggcggcccccgcccggcccccgcccggcccccgcccgcgccccgccAGCCTCAG ctcttccctctTGAGGACCTGGCTCTGAGCCGCTGA